A stretch of the Glycine soja cultivar W05 chromosome 13, ASM419377v2, whole genome shotgun sequence genome encodes the following:
- the LOC114381193 gene encoding biogenesis of lysosome-related organelles complex 1 subunit 2-like → MDNMKKDEPQNRKQDELAESLDGLFSSVSTMIKSELQGTNNHLELLEKMNVRVAEEYKGFGDLASGLRVFVEQLKCKSGSFNEYVEQIDSIEKQVTEFEAVVSMLDKYIVLLESRVQSVYQTKIHLPSQQ, encoded by the exons ATGGataatatgaagaaagatgaacCCCAAAATCGGAAGCAAGATGAACTTGCTGAATCGCTTGATGGTCTATTCAGTAGCGTTTCCACCATGATCAAATCAGAGCTTCAG GGGACAAATAATCATCTAGAGCTcttggagaagatgaatgtaaGAGTAGCAGAAGAGTACAAAGGGTTTGGTGACTTGGCTTCAGGGTTGAGGGTTTTTGTGGAGCAGTTGAAATGCAAGAGTGGTAGCTTTAACGAGTATGTCGAGCAGATTGATAGCATTGAGAAGCAGGTAACTGAGTTTGAAGCTGTGGTCTCTATGCTTGATAAGTACATCGTGTTGTTGGAATCAAGAGTGCAATCTGTGTACCAAACCAAAATCCATCTTCCCAGTCAACAATga